A genome region from Dickeya chrysanthemi NCPPB 402 includes the following:
- a CDS encoding DUF1496 domain-containing protein, which yields MKAWGTFLMATSLLVSCATQAATQTTVITQGNPVVLPGNVGTHSTVSGSHGNTNTEVVVPVPPQVIWGNGNGGNVQRETQVNCMSCCIYQNKNYSEGSVVRAEGVLLQCLRDKGNLGTNNLVWRIIKDQQ from the coding sequence ATGAAAGCATGGGGCACCTTCCTGATGGCAACAAGCCTGTTGGTTTCTTGCGCTACGCAGGCGGCGACACAAACGACAGTGATTACGCAGGGAAATCCTGTCGTACTGCCGGGGAATGTCGGCACACACAGCACGGTATCCGGCTCACACGGTAACACCAACACCGAGGTGGTGGTGCCGGTTCCGCCCCAGGTTATCTGGGGTAACGGTAACGGCGGCAATGTACAGCGCGAGACTCAGGTCAATTGCATGAGTTGCTGTATTTACCAGAACAAAAATTACTCTGAAGGGTCGGTGGTCAGGGCGGAAGGCGTATTACTGCAATGTCTGCGTGATAAAGGCAATCTGGGCACCAATAATCTGGTGTGGCGGATTATCAAAGATCAGCAATAA
- a CDS encoding NAD(P)H nitroreductase has translation MDALELLLNRRSASRLAAPAPAGEALENILRAGLRAPDHGALQPWRFSLIQDEGLSRFSELLVRAALQDKLDDAAVDKARQAPFRAPMIITVVAHCEDHPKVPHWEQVVSAGCAVQAMQMAALAQGFNGIWRSGAWTHHPLVRDAFGCRASDEIVGFLYLGTPQLKASAAITPVDSAKFVSYF, from the coding sequence ATGGATGCTCTGGAATTGCTACTGAATCGTCGTTCGGCGTCCCGTCTGGCTGCACCTGCGCCGGCAGGTGAGGCACTGGAGAATATCCTGCGTGCGGGGTTGCGAGCGCCGGACCATGGCGCATTGCAGCCCTGGCGTTTCTCTCTTATCCAGGATGAGGGATTGTCCCGTTTTAGCGAATTGCTGGTCCGGGCGGCATTACAGGATAAGCTGGATGATGCGGCGGTTGATAAAGCGCGTCAGGCGCCATTTCGCGCGCCGATGATTATCACCGTCGTGGCTCATTGCGAAGATCATCCTAAAGTTCCCCATTGGGAGCAGGTCGTATCGGCCGGCTGTGCGGTGCAGGCGATGCAAATGGCTGCGCTGGCGCAAGGCTTCAACGGTATCTGGCGCAGCGGCGCCTGGACCCATCATCCGTTGGTGCGGGATGCGTTTGGGTGCCGTGCATCGGATGAAATCGTCGGTTTCCTGTATTTGGGAACACCGCAGCTTAAAGCCTCCGCCGCTATCACGCCCGTGGATAGCGCGAAGTTTGTCAGCTATTTCTAA
- a CDS encoding DNA topoisomerase III has translation MRLFIAEKPSLARAIADVLPKPHRRGDGFIACGDQNTVTWCVGHLLEQAQPDAYDARYARWSLTDLPIVPQKWLLQPRPSVSKQLNVIKKLLTQADEIIHAGDPDREGQLLVDEVLEYLALSEEKRQHVRRCLINDLNPQAVERAVSRLRENREFVPLCVSALARSRADWLYGINMTRAYTLLGKNAGYEGVLSVGRVQTPVLGLVVRRDEEIDNFVPRDYFEVKAHIVTPAKERFVALWQPSESCEPYQDEEGRLLHRPLAEHVVKRIEGQPAWVTAYSDKRESETAPLPYSLSALQIEAAKRFGLSAQQVLDICQRLYETHKLITYPRSDCRYLPEEHFAGRQAVLNAIATHRPDLLPQPAVDPERRNRCWDDGKVDAHHAIIPTARSARTSLTEQESQVYGLVARQYLMQFCADAVFRKCVIDLDIAGGKFVAKARFLAEAGWRTLLGNKERDEENEGMPLPVVAKGDELLCERGEVVERQTQPPRPFTDATLLSAMTGIARFVQDKALKKILRETDGLGTEATRAGIIELLFKRAFLIKKGRSIHSTDAGKALIHALPPIAAHPDMTAHWEATLTQISEKRCRYQDFMQPLTQSLYELIQQARQSGNIQAFRGLPAVKRTTPEKRKRRQSRSASTKE, from the coding sequence ATGCGACTGTTTATTGCAGAAAAACCCAGCCTTGCCAGAGCCATTGCCGATGTGTTGCCGAAACCGCATCGGCGTGGTGATGGCTTCATTGCCTGCGGCGACCAGAATACGGTGACCTGGTGCGTGGGGCACCTGCTGGAACAGGCTCAACCAGATGCCTACGACGCCCGTTATGCACGCTGGTCGCTGACGGACCTGCCGATAGTGCCGCAGAAATGGCTGCTCCAGCCGCGGCCATCTGTCAGTAAGCAGCTGAATGTGATTAAAAAATTACTGACGCAAGCGGATGAGATCATCCATGCCGGCGACCCGGACCGGGAAGGGCAGTTACTGGTGGATGAAGTGCTGGAGTATCTGGCGTTGTCGGAAGAGAAACGCCAGCACGTGCGCCGTTGTCTGATCAACGACTTAAACCCGCAAGCGGTAGAGCGTGCGGTGTCGCGTCTGCGTGAAAACCGGGAGTTTGTGCCGCTGTGCGTTTCGGCACTGGCGCGTTCACGCGCCGACTGGCTGTACGGCATTAATATGACCCGCGCTTATACCTTACTTGGGAAGAATGCCGGTTATGAAGGCGTGCTGTCGGTCGGTCGGGTTCAAACGCCGGTTTTGGGCCTGGTGGTGCGGCGTGACGAAGAGATCGACAATTTTGTGCCTCGCGACTATTTCGAGGTTAAGGCGCACATCGTCACCCCAGCCAAAGAGCGGTTCGTTGCGTTGTGGCAACCCAGTGAGTCGTGCGAGCCGTATCAGGACGAAGAGGGGCGTTTACTGCATCGCCCGCTGGCTGAGCACGTCGTCAAGCGCATCGAAGGGCAACCGGCATGGGTGACCGCCTATAGTGATAAACGGGAATCGGAAACCGCGCCGTTGCCGTATTCCCTTTCCGCCTTGCAAATTGAAGCGGCCAAACGCTTTGGCCTTAGTGCCCAGCAGGTGCTGGATATCTGCCAACGTCTGTATGAGACGCACAAACTGATTACCTACCCGCGTTCGGACTGTCGGTACTTACCGGAAGAGCATTTCGCCGGGCGACAGGCGGTGCTGAACGCGATTGCGACACATCGGCCGGATTTATTGCCGCAACCGGCGGTTGATCCTGAACGCCGCAATCGTTGCTGGGATGACGGCAAGGTCGATGCTCACCACGCCATTATTCCCACGGCACGCAGTGCCCGAACGTCGTTGACCGAACAGGAAAGTCAGGTGTATGGGCTGGTTGCCCGGCAATACCTGATGCAGTTCTGCGCAGATGCGGTATTTCGTAAATGCGTTATCGATCTGGATATTGCCGGCGGCAAGTTTGTCGCTAAGGCCCGGTTTCTGGCTGAGGCGGGATGGCGTACGCTGCTCGGCAACAAAGAGCGAGATGAGGAAAACGAAGGCATGCCGTTGCCGGTGGTGGCGAAAGGCGATGAATTGCTGTGCGAACGGGGCGAAGTGGTGGAGCGACAGACTCAGCCGCCGCGGCCGTTTACCGATGCGACGTTGTTGTCCGCCATGACCGGTATTGCCCGCTTCGTTCAGGACAAGGCGTTGAAGAAAATTCTGCGCGAAACCGATGGACTGGGCACTGAAGCCACACGCGCAGGTATTATCGAGCTACTGTTTAAGCGTGCCTTTTTAATCAAGAAAGGGCGTTCTATTCATTCCACCGATGCGGGCAAAGCCTTGATCCATGCATTGCCGCCGATAGCGGCTCACCCGGATATGACCGCACACTGGGAAGCGACGTTGACGCAGATTAGCGAGAAGCGTTGCCGCTACCAGGACTTCATGCAGCCATTGACGCAATCGTTGTATGAACTTATTCAGCAGGCCCGGCAAAGTGGTAATATCCAGGCATTCAGAGGATTACCGGCGGTTAAGCGCACTACGCCCGAAAAACGGAAACGCCGTCAGTCACGTTCAGCCAGCACCAAGGAGTAA
- the xthA gene encoding exodeoxyribonuclease III: MKFVSFNINGLRARPHQLAAIIEQHQPDVIGLQETKVHDDMFPLDEVKQFGYHVFYHGQKGHYGVALLTKAEPLAVRRGFPTDDDDAQRRIIMADLTTPLGTLTVVNGYFPQGESRDHPVKFPAKTRFYQDLQHYLEQHHQSEQPVLIMGDMNISPADQDIGIGEENRKRWLRTGKCSFLPEEREWMERLKSWGLVDTFRAANPECQDRFSWFDYRSAGFDDNRGLRIDLIMATPPLASRCAATGIDYAIRGMEKPSDHAPVWAEFTL, from the coding sequence ATGAAGTTTGTCTCTTTCAATATCAACGGGCTGCGCGCTCGTCCCCATCAACTGGCCGCCATCATCGAACAACACCAACCTGATGTGATCGGCTTGCAGGAAACCAAAGTCCATGACGATATGTTTCCGCTCGACGAGGTGAAACAGTTTGGTTATCACGTGTTCTATCACGGGCAGAAAGGCCATTACGGTGTTGCGCTGCTGACCAAAGCCGAACCGCTGGCGGTCCGTCGCGGGTTCCCTACCGACGACGACGACGCTCAGCGCCGCATCATCATGGCGGACCTGACGACACCGCTCGGTACGCTGACCGTGGTTAACGGCTACTTTCCACAAGGTGAAAGCCGCGACCACCCGGTAAAATTTCCGGCCAAAACCCGCTTCTATCAGGACTTGCAGCATTATCTTGAGCAACATCATCAGTCAGAACAACCTGTTCTGATCATGGGTGATATGAACATCAGCCCGGCCGACCAGGATATCGGCATCGGTGAGGAAAACCGTAAACGCTGGCTGCGCACCGGTAAATGTTCTTTCCTGCCGGAAGAACGCGAATGGATGGAACGGCTGAAAAGCTGGGGATTAGTCGATACCTTCCGGGCGGCCAATCCCGAATGTCAGGACCGGTTTTCGTGGTTTGATTACCGTTCGGCCGGGTTTGACGACAACCGCGGCCTGCGCATTGACCTGATCATGGCGACGCCTCCACTAGCCAGCCGCTGTGCCGCCACCGGCATTGATTATGCGATTCGTGGAATGGAGAAACCATCCGATCATGCGCCGGTGTGGGCGGAGTTCACGCTCTAA
- the purU gene encoding formyltetrahydrofolate deformylase, with translation MQSQNIQRKILRTICPDAKGLIAKITNICYKHELNIVQNSEYVDHRTGRFFMRTELEGIFNDTTLLADMDSALPEGSARELSSAGRRRVVILVTKEAHCLGDLLMKSTYGGLDVEIAAVIGNHDTLRTLVERFDIPFHLVSHEGLTREEHDLKMVAQIDQYKPDYVVLAKYMRVLTPAFVQNYPNRVINIHHSFLPAFIGARPYHQAYERGVKIIGATAHYVNDNLDEGPIIMQDVIHVDHTYTADDMMRAGRDVEKNVLSRALYHVLAQRVFVYGNRTIILR, from the coding sequence ATGCAATCCCAGAATATCCAAAGAAAAATCTTACGGACAATCTGCCCTGATGCAAAAGGGCTTATCGCCAAGATCACCAACATCTGTTACAAGCACGAACTGAATATTGTGCAGAACTCGGAATACGTTGATCACCGTACCGGCCGTTTCTTCATGCGTACGGAATTGGAAGGCATTTTCAATGACACAACGCTGCTGGCTGATATGGACAGCGCCTTACCCGAAGGCTCAGCGCGTGAACTGAGCAGCGCCGGACGTCGTCGTGTCGTTATTCTGGTGACCAAAGAAGCGCACTGTCTTGGCGATCTGCTCATGAAAAGCACTTACGGCGGTCTGGATGTGGAGATCGCTGCGGTGATCGGTAACCACGACACGCTGCGTACGTTGGTAGAACGCTTTGATATCCCGTTCCATCTGGTCAGCCACGAAGGACTGACGCGCGAAGAGCACGACCTGAAAATGGTCGCACAAATCGACCAATACAAACCTGACTACGTGGTGCTGGCGAAATACATGCGCGTGCTGACGCCCGCGTTTGTTCAGAACTACCCTAACCGGGTTATCAATATCCATCACTCGTTTCTGCCGGCGTTTATCGGCGCACGCCCGTATCATCAGGCTTACGAACGCGGCGTGAAAATCATCGGCGCTACAGCCCATTACGTGAACGACAATTTGGATGAAGGCCCCATCATCATGCAGGACGTGATTCACGTCGATCACACCTACACCGCTGACGACATGATGCGTGCCGGTCGCGACGTAGAGAAAAATGTACTGAGCCGGGCGTTATACCATGTGTTGGCTCAACGCGTGTTCGTTTACGGTAATCGTACGATTATTCTGCGTTGA
- a CDS encoding trimeric intracellular cation channel family protein has product MLTYIYLIAITAEGMSGALAAGRRNMDIFGVSMIAFITALGGGTVRDILLGNYPIVWTQHPVYIYLTIGAGLLAVLAARVMHHLHRLFLVLDAMGLVAFTIIGCNVAIELGYSPTVVVMAGITTGIFGGILRDIFCNRTPMVLRKELYACVSLLVALVYLSLRELGINHDLNQLISFSVGLALRLAAIFWSWQLPVFSYMPERWKE; this is encoded by the coding sequence GTGCTGACCTATATTTATCTGATCGCTATTACCGCTGAGGGAATGTCCGGTGCGTTGGCCGCCGGTCGTCGTAATATGGATATTTTCGGTGTCTCGATGATCGCCTTTATTACTGCGCTGGGCGGCGGCACGGTGCGCGATATCCTGTTAGGCAATTACCCCATCGTCTGGACTCAACATCCTGTTTATATCTACCTCACCATCGGTGCCGGTTTGCTGGCGGTGCTGGCGGCACGCGTGATGCACCATTTGCACCGGCTGTTTCTGGTGCTGGACGCCATGGGATTGGTGGCCTTCACGATTATCGGTTGCAATGTAGCGATTGAACTGGGCTATTCGCCGACGGTGGTGGTGATGGCAGGGATTACTACCGGCATCTTCGGCGGTATTTTACGGGACATTTTCTGCAACCGGACCCCGATGGTATTGCGCAAGGAGCTGTACGCCTGCGTCTCATTGCTGGTCGCGTTGGTGTACCTTAGCCTGCGTGAACTTGGCATCAATCACGATCTCAATCAGTTGATCTCGTTCTCAGTCGGATTGGCGCTTCGGCTGGCCGCTATTTTTTGGTCCTGGCAGTTGCCGGTATTCAGTTATATGCCGGAGCGCTGGAAAGAGTAA
- a CDS encoding YchJ family protein gives MSEYCPCGSDQPYERCCQPYLRHDSQPSSPEQLMRSRYTAYVKQDVDYLVATWHPDCHAENWRADIAASFADTHWLGLQILNAASGKTADEGYVEFAASYSTAGHAGHRVLMRERSRFLRYHDRWYYVDGVHLQTGRNDSCPCGSGKKYKKCCGQ, from the coding sequence GTGTCCGAATATTGCCCATGCGGCAGTGATCAGCCTTATGAGCGCTGTTGTCAGCCCTACCTACGTCATGATAGCCAGCCCTCCAGTCCTGAGCAGCTGATGCGTTCACGCTATACCGCTTACGTCAAACAGGATGTCGATTATCTTGTTGCCACCTGGCACCCGGATTGCCATGCGGAAAACTGGCGAGCCGACATCGCCGCCAGTTTCGCGGATACTCACTGGCTCGGGCTACAGATTCTGAATGCGGCGTCAGGGAAAACCGCGGATGAAGGGTATGTGGAGTTCGCCGCCAGTTATAGCACAGCCGGACATGCAGGGCATCGGGTGCTGATGAGGGAGCGTTCCCGCTTCCTTCGCTATCACGATCGCTGGTACTATGTTGACGGCGTTCACTTGCAAACCGGCAGGAACGACAGCTGTCCATGCGGCTCCGGCAAAAAATACAAAAAGTGCTGTGGACAATAA